In Opisthocomus hoazin isolate bOpiHoa1 chromosome 14, bOpiHoa1.hap1, whole genome shotgun sequence, the following proteins share a genomic window:
- the FHL1 gene encoding four and a half LIM domains protein 1 isoform X2 — MAFHRHTGPGSYTVGTMSERFDCHYCRDPLHGKKYVQKEGRHCCVKCFEKICANTCIECKKPIGADSKELHFKNRYWHDSCFRCFKCYTSLVNEPFMLRENNKVWCSNCTATEDAPRCKGCFKPIIAGDQNVEYKKMVWHKDCFTCSQCKTVIGSGSFFPKGDDFYCVSCHEHKFAKTCAKCKNPITSGGLTYQEQPWHSECFICSNCKKQLGGKRFTAVEDQFYCVDCYKECVAKKCAGCKNPITGFGRGTSVVNYEDESWHDYCFKCTKCARGLANKRFVCHNGKIYCADCPKRL; from the exons GGCCTGGCAGTTACACTGTGGGCACCATGTCGGAGCGCTTTGACTGCCACTACTGCCGTGACCCCCTGCACGGGAAGAAGTACGTGCAGAAAGAGGGCCGCCACTGCTGCGTCAAGTGCTTCGAGAAGATCTGTGCCAACACCTGCATTGAGTGCAAGAAACCCATTGGAGCGGACTCCAAG GAGCTGCATTTCAAGAACCGTTACTGGCATGACAGCTGCTTCCGCTGCTTCAAGTGCTACACGTCTTTGGTCAACGAGCCCTTCATGCTGAGGGAGAACAACAAGGTCTGGTGTAGCAACTGCACTGCCACGGAGGACGCGCCCAGGTGTAAGGGCTGCTTCAAGCCTATAATCGCAG GAGACCAAAATGTTGAGTACAAGAAGATGGTCTGGCATAAGGACTGTTTCACTTGCAGCCAGTGCAAGACAGTGATTGGATCTGGGAGCTTCTTCCCCAAGGGTGATGACTTCTACTGTGTCTCCTGCCATGAGCATAAGTTTGCCAAGACCTGTGCTAAATGCAAGAAC CCCATCACTTCTGGAGGCCTCACTTACCAGGAGCAGCCTTGGCATTCAGAGTGTTTCATTTGCTCCAACTGCAAGAAGCAACTGGGTGGGAAGCGCTTCACAGCTGTAGAGGATCAGTTTTACTGCGTTGACTGCTACAAGGAGTGCGTTGCCAAGAAGTGCGCTGGCTGCAAGAATCCTATTACAG GATTTGGAAGAGGAACCAGTGTGGTTAACTACGAAGATGAGTCCTGGCACGATTATTGTTTCAAATGCACAAAGTGTGCCCGTGGTCTGGCCAACAAGCGCTTTGTTTGCCATAATGGAAAAATTTACTGTGCTGATTGTCCCAAACGACTGTAA
- the FHL1 gene encoding four and a half LIM domains protein 1 isoform X1, translated as MAFHRHTGPGSYTVGTMSERFDCHYCRDPLHGKKYVQKEGRHCCVKCFEKICANTCIECKKPIGADSKELHFKNRYWHDSCFRCFKCYTSLVNEPFMLRENNKVWCSNCTATEDAPRCKGCFKPIIAGDQNVEYKKMVWHKDCFTCSQCKTVIGSGSFFPKGDDFYCVSCHEHKFAKTCAKCKNPITSGGLTYQEQPWHSECFICSNCKKQLGGKRFTAVEDQFYCVDCYKECVAKKCAGCKNPITAGFGRGTSVVNYEDESWHDYCFKCTKCARGLANKRFVCHNGKIYCADCPKRL; from the exons GGCCTGGCAGTTACACTGTGGGCACCATGTCGGAGCGCTTTGACTGCCACTACTGCCGTGACCCCCTGCACGGGAAGAAGTACGTGCAGAAAGAGGGCCGCCACTGCTGCGTCAAGTGCTTCGAGAAGATCTGTGCCAACACCTGCATTGAGTGCAAGAAACCCATTGGAGCGGACTCCAAG GAGCTGCATTTCAAGAACCGTTACTGGCATGACAGCTGCTTCCGCTGCTTCAAGTGCTACACGTCTTTGGTCAACGAGCCCTTCATGCTGAGGGAGAACAACAAGGTCTGGTGTAGCAACTGCACTGCCACGGAGGACGCGCCCAGGTGTAAGGGCTGCTTCAAGCCTATAATCGCAG GAGACCAAAATGTTGAGTACAAGAAGATGGTCTGGCATAAGGACTGTTTCACTTGCAGCCAGTGCAAGACAGTGATTGGATCTGGGAGCTTCTTCCCCAAGGGTGATGACTTCTACTGTGTCTCCTGCCATGAGCATAAGTTTGCCAAGACCTGTGCTAAATGCAAGAAC CCCATCACTTCTGGAGGCCTCACTTACCAGGAGCAGCCTTGGCATTCAGAGTGTTTCATTTGCTCCAACTGCAAGAAGCAACTGGGTGGGAAGCGCTTCACAGCTGTAGAGGATCAGTTTTACTGCGTTGACTGCTACAAGGAGTGCGTTGCCAAGAAGTGCGCTGGCTGCAAGAATCCTATTACAG CAGGATTTGGAAGAGGAACCAGTGTGGTTAACTACGAAGATGAGTCCTGGCACGATTATTGTTTCAAATGCACAAAGTGTGCCCGTGGTCTGGCCAACAAGCGCTTTGTTTGCCATAATGGAAAAATTTACTGTGCTGATTGTCCCAAACGACTGTAA
- the FHL1 gene encoding four and a half LIM domains protein 1 isoform X3 — MSERFDCHYCRDPLHGKKYVQKEGRHCCVKCFEKICANTCIECKKPIGADSKELHFKNRYWHDSCFRCFKCYTSLVNEPFMLRENNKVWCSNCTATEDAPRCKGCFKPIIAGDQNVEYKKMVWHKDCFTCSQCKTVIGSGSFFPKGDDFYCVSCHEHKFAKTCAKCKNPITSGGLTYQEQPWHSECFICSNCKKQLGGKRFTAVEDQFYCVDCYKECVAKKCAGCKNPITAGFGRGTSVVNYEDESWHDYCFKCTKCARGLANKRFVCHNGKIYCADCPKRL; from the exons ATGTCGGAGCGCTTTGACTGCCACTACTGCCGTGACCCCCTGCACGGGAAGAAGTACGTGCAGAAAGAGGGCCGCCACTGCTGCGTCAAGTGCTTCGAGAAGATCTGTGCCAACACCTGCATTGAGTGCAAGAAACCCATTGGAGCGGACTCCAAG GAGCTGCATTTCAAGAACCGTTACTGGCATGACAGCTGCTTCCGCTGCTTCAAGTGCTACACGTCTTTGGTCAACGAGCCCTTCATGCTGAGGGAGAACAACAAGGTCTGGTGTAGCAACTGCACTGCCACGGAGGACGCGCCCAGGTGTAAGGGCTGCTTCAAGCCTATAATCGCAG GAGACCAAAATGTTGAGTACAAGAAGATGGTCTGGCATAAGGACTGTTTCACTTGCAGCCAGTGCAAGACAGTGATTGGATCTGGGAGCTTCTTCCCCAAGGGTGATGACTTCTACTGTGTCTCCTGCCATGAGCATAAGTTTGCCAAGACCTGTGCTAAATGCAAGAAC CCCATCACTTCTGGAGGCCTCACTTACCAGGAGCAGCCTTGGCATTCAGAGTGTTTCATTTGCTCCAACTGCAAGAAGCAACTGGGTGGGAAGCGCTTCACAGCTGTAGAGGATCAGTTTTACTGCGTTGACTGCTACAAGGAGTGCGTTGCCAAGAAGTGCGCTGGCTGCAAGAATCCTATTACAG CAGGATTTGGAAGAGGAACCAGTGTGGTTAACTACGAAGATGAGTCCTGGCACGATTATTGTTTCAAATGCACAAAGTGTGCCCGTGGTCTGGCCAACAAGCGCTTTGTTTGCCATAATGGAAAAATTTACTGTGCTGATTGTCCCAAACGACTGTAA